A section of the Oncorhynchus gorbuscha isolate QuinsamMale2020 ecotype Even-year linkage group LG04, OgorEven_v1.0, whole genome shotgun sequence genome encodes:
- the LOC124033261 gene encoding formin-like protein 20 isoform X1: protein MWNSTSAAPWSVSTNNRDSKVRSQTNQEVTDRSVQLQPSSNGSPYHWCCFSQPSGQREPPSQAGQDSPGPWRRRPQPPQPPPLQCHANDAWNALPWQRRGTPPPILAPPTQMLPLLGPPPLVLLPAPQPLLAVRPLTQPIHPGHSPPPPPPRSAVVLAQPAPVDLSSEPGPTVEWACLVSLRPICPDEAPSVKGTDESTKE from the exons GTGCGTTCTCAGACCAACCAGGAGGTAACCGACCGCAGTGTCCAGCTCCAGCCCAGCAGTAATGGCTCCCCCTACCATTGGTGCTGCTTCTCCCAACCCTCAGGTCAGAGAGAACCCCCCTCCCAGGCAGGGCAGGACTCGCCGGGCCCGTGGCGGAGGAGGCCACAGCCGCCGCAGCCTCCTCCGCTTCAGTGTCATGCTAATGACG CCTGGAACGCATTGCCGTGGCAGCGGAGGGGTACACCACCACCAATACTCGCTCCACCAACGCAAATGCTCCCTTTATTGGGTCCTCCTCCACTCGTCCTGCTTCCAGCACCCCAGCCACTGCTAGCAGTGCGCCCTCTAACCCAGCCAATCCACCCAGGGcactctcctccaccaccaccacccagatCCGCAGTCGTACTCGCACAACCGGCACCCGTCGATCTCTCATCCGAGCCCGGACCAACCGTAGAATGGGCCTGTCTCGTATCATTGAGACCCATCTGTCCAGACGAGGCTCCCTCCGTGAAAGGGACAGATGAGAGCACTAAGGAATGA
- the LOC124033261 gene encoding uncharacterized protein LOC124033261 isoform X2, with protein sequence MAPPTIGAASPNPQVRENPPPRQGRTRRARGGGGHSRRSLLRFSVMLMTVRRMVTSHTSLVRRLLPFLSSMCSSLERIAVAAEGYTTTNTRSTNANAPFIGSSSTRPASSTPATASSAPSNPANPPRALSSTTTTQIRSRTRTTGTRRSLIRARTNRRMGLSRIIETHLSRRGSLRERDR encoded by the coding sequence ATGGCTCCCCCTACCATTGGTGCTGCTTCTCCCAACCCTCAGGTCAGAGAGAACCCCCCTCCCAGGCAGGGCAGGACTCGCCGGGCCCGTGGCGGAGGAGGCCACAGCCGCCGCAGCCTCCTCCGCTTCAGTGTCATGCTAATGACGGTAAGACGCATGGTTACCAGCCACACCAGCCTGGTCAGACGCTTACTCCCCTTCCTGTCCTCCATGTGCTCTAGCCTGGAACGCATTGCCGTGGCAGCGGAGGGGTACACCACCACCAATACTCGCTCCACCAACGCAAATGCTCCCTTTATTGGGTCCTCCTCCACTCGTCCTGCTTCCAGCACCCCAGCCACTGCTAGCAGTGCGCCCTCTAACCCAGCCAATCCACCCAGGGcactctcctccaccaccaccacccagatCCGCAGTCGTACTCGCACAACCGGCACCCGTCGATCTCTCATCCGAGCCCGGACCAACCGTAGAATGGGCCTGTCTCGTATCATTGAGACCCATCTGTCCAGACGAGGCTCCCTCCGTGAAAGGGACAGATGA